From Tripterygium wilfordii isolate XIE 37 chromosome 13, ASM1340144v1, whole genome shotgun sequence, the proteins below share one genomic window:
- the LOC120011938 gene encoding G patch domain and ankyrin repeat-containing protein 1 homolog — translation MGEEDFGSSSSSAAIDSSNIGFQLLKKHGWKEGTGLGVSEQGRLEPVQAHLKSNKRGLGAEVKRKNHKSLESVTPKGKQDKEQQPSKKSKALSKKMRKMQEIEKRMQEKEFDRAFFREFWPDNV, via the exons ATGGGTGAGGAGGATTTTGGTTCAAGCAGTTCATCAGCTGCCATCGACTCTTCCAATATAGGTTTTCAG CTTCTCAAGAAGCATGGATGGAAAGAGGGAACTGGTCTTGGAGTCTCTGAGCAG GGAAGGTTGGAGCCTGTGCAAGCACATTTAAAGAGTAATAAGCGAGGCCTAGGAGCAGAAGTAAAGCGGAAAAACCACAAGTCTCTAGAATCCGTGACTCCCAAGGGCAAACAGGATAAG GAGCAACAACCTTCAAAGAAATCAAAGGCACTTTCAaagaagatgaggaagatgcaggAAATAGAAAAACGTATGCAAGAGAAGGAATTTGACCGGGCATTTTTTAGGGAGTTCTGGCCGGATAATGTTTGA